The segment TGAAACCTTCTGTGCATAAAAACTCGTTGATTATTTGAAGAGCTATTAAGGGAGATGCGCATGTTACTTGGAGCTTATTGACCAGCGTTTTGAGCATATTTTAGTCTTTTTTTCGAGCGCATTGTTTATTGCTATCAAAGCGATGCCCGCACCGTTGTCCGCTATTCTATTTATGTCATATAGTATACCTCTCAGATTCGGTATTTCAGGCAGGTCTTGAATAATTCTCTCTCTTTCTAGTTCAATAAACGCCAACATTCCTAGGAGGCTGTTTGCGATTTTAATGTCACCAATGAAGAAAGCGTCCACGGCTTTTAGAACCAAATCGTGGGCTAAGTAAGTCATTCAGATTGCTTATTCGTTCAATTGCCCATTTAGGTATTTGATCTCCATACTTCTGTATTAGTGTAATAACTCTGCGTGCTATTTCTTCAGCGTAGTCAGCAATCAACTCGAGATACCTCAACATAAGTCCAAAATATAGGATATGTAACGGGTCTGTTAATCCTATTTCTTCAGCTACTTCTCTTTTTCTCTGTGCAGAAACAAGCAACCTCATTGCAAGTAAATGCATCATATCGGCTTCGTCCTCTCGGTTTATGGCATCTTGAGCCAATGTTTCATCGAACTCTACGAGTGCCTGTACTGCTTCCTTTACAATGGTCAACGAAATTATCGAAAGTCTTCGCAAAAGCATGTGCAGCAGGTAGAGCCGCAACAATTCTTTCACAGAAGACACTTGAGATGGGAAAAATAGTTGCAAATGTAAACAAAGATTTAGTAGTGGTTGTAGAATTTGTGAGCATCTGTGTCCCTACAACGCAATAGAAATAAAGGAAGAAGAGGAAAAAGTAACCGTGTATATAATTGAAGCCTTATGCAAAGGCTGTAGGGCATGCGGAACAGCATGTCCAACAAAAGGCGTAACATCGGGACATTTCACCACTGAAGAAATCATGGCTCAAGTTAAAACTACTTTGATGGAGGAAGTAAAAGCATGACCGAAAAAGAAAACTTCGAACCAAAGATAATCGGCTTCCTCTGCAACTGGTGTGCCTATGCGGGAGCAGACTTGGCAGGCGTAAGTAGAATACAATACCCGCCAAACATACGTATAATTCGCGTAATGTGCAGCGGCAGAGTAGACCCTGCCTTCATTCTTGAAGCCTTCAATGACGGTGCAGACGGAGTGCTTGTTGCAGGCTGCCACTTACCTTCAGATTGTCACTACATTAGCGGAAACTTCAAGGCATTAAGAAGGATCACTCTTCTAAGAAGAGTCTTGAAACAGTTTGGAATAGAACCAGAACGTTTGCGGTTGGAATGGGTTTCGGCAAGTGAAGGAGATAAATTCGCCTCCATAGTACGAGAAATGGTTGAACAAATAAAGAAGCTCGGACCAAACCCGCTAAAGAAAAACGGAGGGAAAGTTCAATGAACGAAATGGTTGAAACAGGGAAAATGCTCATAAAGACATCGGAAATTAACAAGGATTTCAAGTATGAAATAAGCAAGATGCCCAGTGGGGAAAAACTACTGTATTGCTTACAATGTGGAACATGCACATCAGACTGCCCAATTGCAAGGTTCAACGAAAACTACGGCATACCCGTGCTGCATTATCCACAACTATTGGGCTTAGCAGTAGGATTACTACCAGAAGAACTCGCCTTTAATGGGCTTCGAGTTAACTCTTCAAAAGTCTTAGAACAAGTACAAAAAGGGGTTATGTAGGATGACTGAAGAAAAGTTGAAGTTTGCGTTCTATTGGGCTGCTAGTTGCGGTGGCTGCGAGATTGCTGTCTTGGACATTAACGAGAAAATCTTAGACGTTGTTTCCAAGGCGGACATTGTATTTTGGCCTGTCGCCATGGACATCAAATACAAAGACGTTGAAAACATGCCAGACAAAAGCATAGACGTATGCTTCTTCAACGGAGCCATACGTAATTCAGAAAACGAGGAAATGGCAAAGTTGTTTAGGCGGAAAGCGAAGGTTCTTGTAGCTTTTGGCTCATGTGCACACGAGGGATGTATTCCTGGACTCGCTAACTTGCATGACCGAAAAGAGATATTTGATAGAGTCTACTGCGAGACTCCTTTTACAAAGAACCCTGACAGAGTATTGCCAGTTAATCCTGTTAAAGTTGAAGAAGGCGAGTTGCACAAGCCAGAGTTCTATGACACGGTAAAAACGCTTGACCAAACGGTGGATGTGGACTATTATCTTCCAGGGTGCCCGCCACCAGTAGACTTGATAGTTAAGGCTCTTGATGCTATTATGACGGGTAAATTGCCGCCTAAAGGCTCAGTTTTGGCGCCCGTGAAGTCTGTCTGTGACGAATGCCCAAGAAAAAAAGACCAAAAGAAAATTTCCAAGATCTATCGCATTTATGAAAAAACGCCAGAACCTGAGATATGCCTTCTTGAACAAGGAATTATCTGCATAGGACCAGCTACACGAGGAGGGTGTGGTGCTCAATGTCTAGATGTTGATTATCCGTGCACTGGGTGTGGCGGCCCTTGTCCCAA is part of the Candidatus Bathyarchaeota archaeon genome and harbors:
- a CDS encoding hydrogenase iron-sulfur subunit, which encodes MTEKENFEPKIIGFLCNWCAYAGADLAGVSRIQYPPNIRIIRVMCSGRVDPAFILEAFNDGADGVLVAGCHLPSDCHYISGNFKALRRITLLRRVLKQFGIEPERLRLEWVSASEGDKFASIVREMVEQIKKLGPNPLKKNGGKVQ
- a CDS encoding 4Fe-4S dicluster domain-containing protein, with translation MCEHLCPYNAIEIKEEEEKVTVYIIEALCKGCRACGTACPTKGVTSGHFTTEEIMAQVKTTLMEEVKA
- a CDS encoding oxidoreductase, whose product is MTEEKLKFAFYWAASCGGCEIAVLDINEKILDVVSKADIVFWPVAMDIKYKDVENMPDKSIDVCFFNGAIRNSENEEMAKLFRRKAKVLVAFGSCAHEGCIPGLANLHDRKEIFDRVYCETPFTKNPDRVLPVNPVKVEEGELHKPEFYDTVKTLDQTVDVDYYLPGCPPPVDLIVKALDAIMTGKLPPKGSVLAPVKSVCDECPRKKDQKKISKIYRIYEKTPEPEICLLEQGIICIGPATRGGCGAQCLDVDYPCTGCGGPCPNVPEQGAAMLSALASILGIDEEKEEGYDPEKLINQIKDPVGTFYKYSLPHSIIKRKVMKK